In Citrus sinensis cultivar Valencia sweet orange chromosome 3, DVS_A1.0, whole genome shotgun sequence, the sequence TCTGTTCCTGTTGAACCTTCTGATGAAAGTTTTCCACTTCGGTCCAGCGACGATCTCAGACCACTCTCGGACTCTCTGAAAGGCCGCTACCGCGGGGGCCCACCACCGGTCGTGGGACTGAACTCGCTGCCACCAGGCTACTCCGACGGCGGAGGAGGATTGGCGACGGGAGTTGAAGCACGGGAAAATGAAACAGCAGCGGGTATTGCGGATCAGAACATTGGACGTTTCGTCTATCGCTTCAAGGTCTCTTTGGGAAATCGCTGTCGCTTCTGCTTCAGAGGCCATTTGACGGAACATATGATGAAACGGAACGAGTTGTGtatgataatattatatacACCATCAATAACGGGTGAGGGTATTTCGGTAATTGGATTTTGAGCCGTTGGTAGTATTGAGAGTTGAGCGAGCGGAAAATGAGTCAACAGATACCAGTGGAAGATCTATCTGGGGTCCACTGTGATGAAGGGTCCAGATGGGTCTGATGGTGCGAGTTTGATAGGATTCTACAGCGCTGAGATTTCGCCAGCTGTCACTACCTAATCAtctcttaattattataaatctataattagactaacaaaaatgaaatgacaGCAGAATTAtcttgtcaatttttttaaaaattatataggattattattcatattacatactaaaattacatcatattattattaatctttaatattaaataattattaagactaatttataataaatcttatacatcattatttatattttactctatttaatattttaagtacGTTTActccatttatattttaaaagtaagaaaattatcattcactTAATAATCCCCatcattgaagaaaaaattaagcTATCACCATGTTTTGTGGAGACTCCATTGCGAGGGAAAGGCTCCAGGtgtttcttttatattatcttttttttgggCCAAGGGCTAGGTTCAAATAGGAAGCGAAATCAtggattaaattataaaaataatcggCGGAGGGAAAAGGAATCCTACCAAAATAGATGGATGTCTAATTCGcttgattatttatttggtCTAATGATAATGGGATAGCCAGAAATTTCTCTAGACTTACCACTTGCTGATGATCATTATCAACGCACATAAGGTCATAATTTTATGCGATACAACCAAAAccttaagataaaaaaaaaaataccaactCTACTtcattcttcttattttaGCTTCGCTTGCACTAtacaatcaaataattgatcagttatgttttatgttattGGTGTGGACTGTTGAGTATGTAAAGCATGTCAAGTTCAATCGAAGAAAATAATTCGGAATGAATAGAAGTGTATGCTAATTTTGTATTTGCTGTGATGTGATTTCACTAATTGAGTGAGGGATTGACATAACTACAACTTGTGGGAAACTAATCCAACTTGCGTTGCTACAGTAACAAGAACTAACCAGCCAGGTATACACCTCAACTGGCTGCATAGGTTCTAACATTTGTCCAACCTTGGAAGTGCTTTCGCCGTTGAAGGTTAAGGGGTCCATATCATATATAATCCACAAAGTCATAACTCATAAGCCATTCCAAATCATACATTTGGGAGGATGAGCTTTactaatcttttaaaaaatttctatcaTGTGTCTTTTAATGGTAgtgtataaataatatttaatttcttt encodes:
- the LOC102611479 gene encoding uncharacterized protein LOC102611479, giving the protein MFRQMASEAEATAISQRDLEAIDETSNVLIRNTRCCFIFPCFNSRRQSSSAVGVAWWQRVQSHDRWWAPAVAAFQRVREWSEIVAGPKWKTFIRRFNRNRSGNSHNHHGKFQYDPLSYSLNFEEDSNFDNDDEFTGFRRDFSSRYASSKLASTAAAVAAVDSRGKDVAVRS